In the genome of Haemophilus pittmaniae, one region contains:
- a CDS encoding acetolactate synthase 3 large subunit has translation MKKLSGAEMVVQSLRDEGVEYVFGYPGGAVLDIYDAIHTLGGIEHILVRHEQAAVHMADGYARATGKVGCVLVTSGPGATNAITGILTAYTDSVPLVILSGQVMSNLIGSDAFQECDMVGISRPVVKHSFIVKKAEDIPETLKKAFYIASTGRPGPVVVDIPKDTVNPNNKFPYEYPSSVELRSYNPTTQGHKGQIKKALKALLVAKKPVLFVGGGAVAAECHEQLTQFAQQLNLPVTSSLMGLGAYPGSDKQFLGMLGMHGTYEANNTMHESDLIFGVGVRFDDRTTNNLAKYCPNAKVVQIDIDPTSISKNVHVDIPIVGDAKNVLNEFLSLLGEQGTSRPANYLADWWQQIEGWRAKKCLDYDRNSGVIKPQQVMEIVHRITKGDAYIASDVGQHQMFAALHYAFDKPRRWINSGGAGTMGFGLPAALGVKLAHPKKTVVCVTGDGSIQMNIQELSTAIQYGITVVVICLNNHFLGMVKQWQDLIYSGRHSQTYMNSLPDFVKLAESYGHVGIQISSPDELQSKLEEAFKIKNKLVFVDVNVDETEHVYPMQVRGGAMNEMILSKPQEGENK, from the coding sequence ATGAAGAAATTATCCGGTGCGGAAATGGTGGTGCAATCCTTACGCGATGAGGGCGTAGAATATGTCTTTGGTTATCCTGGCGGTGCGGTGTTGGATATTTATGATGCGATTCATACCCTAGGCGGTATTGAACATATTTTAGTGCGTCATGAACAAGCAGCGGTGCATATGGCCGATGGTTATGCGCGTGCTACCGGCAAAGTGGGTTGTGTATTGGTGACATCCGGTCCGGGCGCAACGAATGCGATTACCGGTATTTTAACCGCCTATACGGATTCTGTGCCGTTGGTTATTCTTTCCGGTCAGGTTATGAGTAATTTGATCGGTAGTGATGCTTTCCAAGAATGCGATATGGTGGGGATTTCTCGCCCGGTGGTGAAACATAGCTTTATCGTGAAAAAAGCAGAAGATATTCCGGAAACCTTGAAAAAAGCCTTTTATATCGCTTCGACCGGTCGCCCTGGCCCGGTAGTAGTAGATATTCCGAAGGATACGGTCAATCCAAATAATAAATTCCCGTATGAATATCCAAGCTCGGTAGAATTGCGTTCCTATAATCCGACAACACAAGGCCATAAAGGACAAATCAAAAAAGCGTTAAAAGCATTGTTGGTGGCGAAAAAACCGGTATTGTTCGTTGGTGGTGGCGCGGTAGCGGCAGAATGTCACGAGCAATTAACCCAATTTGCCCAACAATTGAATTTACCGGTAACCTCTTCTTTGATGGGCTTAGGCGCTTATCCGGGCTCGGATAAACAGTTCCTTGGCATGCTTGGTATGCATGGTACTTACGAAGCCAATAATACAATGCATGAAAGTGATTTAATCTTTGGTGTGGGCGTACGTTTCGATGACCGTACCACCAATAATTTGGCTAAATATTGCCCGAATGCCAAAGTTGTTCAAATTGATATCGATCCGACTTCTATTTCGAAAAATGTTCATGTGGATATTCCAATTGTCGGCGATGCGAAAAATGTATTAAATGAATTTTTAAGTTTACTCGGAGAGCAAGGCACTTCCCGTCCGGCCAATTATCTTGCCGACTGGTGGCAACAAATTGAGGGATGGCGGGCGAAAAAATGCTTGGATTACGATCGTAATTCCGGCGTAATCAAACCACAACAGGTAATGGAAATTGTACATCGCATTACCAAGGGCGATGCCTATATTGCATCTGATGTGGGACAACACCAAATGTTTGCGGCACTGCACTATGCCTTTGATAAACCGCGTCGTTGGATCAATTCTGGTGGCGCAGGTACTATGGGCTTCGGCTTGCCGGCCGCACTTGGCGTGAAATTAGCCCATCCGAAGAAAACCGTGGTTTGTGTCACCGGTGACGGTAGTATTCAAATGAATATTCAAGAACTTTCCACGGCGATCCAATATGGCATTACGGTGGTGGTGATTTGTTTGAACAACCATTTCCTTGGCATGGTAAAACAATGGCAGGATTTGATTTATTCCGGACGTCATTCACAAACCTACATGAATTCCTTACCGGATTTCGTGAAATTGGCGGAGTCTTACGGACATGTCGGTATTCAAATTTCATCACCGGATGAATTACAAAGTAAATTGGAAGAAGCCTTTAAAATTAAAAATAAATTGGTATTTGTTGATGTTAATGTGGATGAAACGGAACACGTTTACCCAATGCAAGTACGCGGCGGGGCAATGAACGAAATGATTTTGTCCAAACCACAAGAAGGGGAGAATAAATAA